Proteins from a genomic interval of Clostridium sp. AN503:
- a CDS encoding amidohydrolase family protein, protein MKLIIARHFIDCSQDQAICRPQMGILIEGDHIRETAPLSQLEDYLQDDSTEIIDAGKDYVLPGLIDAHLHLCFDSSTNPITALEQENAGATLLRMASAAQTELQSGVTTVRDCGAKGLGIMDLKRAVSSRLLAGSDIISCGPPITITGGHCHFLGMEADSFQEVQKAVRFLCKNQVDFIKVMVSGGNMTPGSNSLANQYERDILEMITFEAHSRNKLVAGHIHTTTGIENAVAAGFDTIEHCSFKDPSRKQDVSYSHELAQRIAEQGISVCPAFGKAYILPPEEGAPLPEKIPEWRQFQQSRFETTKTMYEEGVNIIAGTDAGCKYSYFHEFHLTLMLLHQKVGMSPEDVLLSATSRAARAIGASSVGSLEAGKKADLIFTDRNPLEDLTALGHVTRVIKNGKSIR, encoded by the coding sequence ATGAAATTAATTATCGCCAGGCATTTCATAGACTGCAGCCAGGACCAGGCCATATGCCGTCCACAAATGGGAATCCTGATCGAAGGTGATCATATCCGTGAAACAGCCCCTCTATCCCAGTTAGAGGATTATTTACAGGACGATTCCACAGAAATAATAGATGCCGGAAAGGATTATGTCCTGCCCGGACTGATCGACGCGCACCTTCACCTGTGTTTTGATTCCAGCACCAATCCCATCACTGCCCTGGAGCAGGAAAACGCAGGCGCCACGCTGCTGAGAATGGCCTCTGCCGCCCAGACAGAGCTGCAAAGCGGCGTCACCACCGTAAGAGACTGCGGCGCCAAAGGACTGGGGATCATGGATCTAAAACGTGCAGTCAGTTCGAGGCTTCTGGCTGGTTCCGATATCATCTCCTGCGGTCCTCCCATCACGATTACCGGAGGACATTGCCATTTCCTTGGCATGGAAGCTGACTCCTTCCAGGAAGTCCAAAAAGCAGTCCGTTTTCTCTGTAAAAACCAGGTGGATTTTATAAAGGTTATGGTATCCGGCGGGAACATGACTCCCGGCAGCAATTCGCTGGCCAATCAATATGAGAGGGACATTCTGGAAATGATTACCTTTGAAGCACATTCCCGCAACAAGCTGGTTGCCGGTCATATCCACACCACAACCGGGATTGAAAATGCAGTTGCAGCAGGTTTCGATACAATCGAACACTGCAGCTTTAAAGATCCTTCCCGAAAGCAGGATGTCTCCTATTCCCATGAATTAGCGCAGCGCATAGCAGAGCAAGGAATCTCCGTATGTCCGGCCTTCGGCAAAGCATATATCCTGCCGCCGGAAGAAGGCGCACCTCTGCCTGAGAAAATTCCTGAATGGCGCCAGTTCCAGCAAAGCCGCTTTGAGACCACCAAAACCATGTATGAAGAGGGAGTCAACATTATCGCAGGAACCGACGCAGGATGCAAGTATTCCTACTTCCATGAGTTCCATCTCACGCTGATGCTCCTTCACCAAAAAGTGGGTATGTCACCGGAGGACGTCCTCTTAAGCGCCACCTCCCGCGCAGCCAGAGCGATCGGCGCCAGTTCTGTCGGATCGCTGGAAGCCGGAAAAAAGGCGGACCTCATATTTACCGACAGAAATCCACTTGAGGATCTAACCGCCCTGGGCCATGTCACCCGCGTAATAAAGAACGGAAAATCGATACGTTAA
- a CDS encoding TRAP transporter large permease, translated as MSAMFLLFGSLAVLLILGTPIAFSIGLSVVLTLSLHDQLPMVILFQQTYQGLDSFTLLALPLFIMAGDLMGRVGLIDDLLAVCEVLLGRVRGSLAHANILGSMFFAGISGSATADTAAIGGILIPAMEKQGYDSDFAVAVTASSSVIGPIIPPSIGFVLYGATMMVSISDLFIAGMVPGIMLGIALMIPTAYISHKRNYPKSDKIYSPQDILRTMMRAIPAVIMPVLILGGILGGIFTPTEAADVAVVYALVVGILYYRSLNLRTVCTCIVQSIISCGAVLLIVGFSGCFGALVAMTQVPQAIAGFLLSFTSSKIVLLLLINIFLLIMGCVMESNAILLICAPILAPIAVQFGVDPVHFGVIFLLNIIIGLATPPFGMCLFIATSKANVTLSKAMRAIIPFCLAEIIVLFLVTYIPEICLFLPGLLNG; from the coding sequence ATGAGCGCCATGTTTCTTTTGTTCGGATCGCTGGCAGTGCTTCTGATATTGGGAACGCCGATCGCATTTTCTATTGGGTTGTCCGTGGTCCTGACCCTGTCGCTGCACGACCAGCTTCCCATGGTGATCCTGTTTCAGCAGACGTATCAGGGGCTGGACAGCTTTACTCTTCTGGCGCTGCCGCTGTTTATTATGGCTGGTGACTTGATGGGCAGGGTGGGGCTGATCGATGATCTGCTGGCGGTATGCGAAGTGCTGCTTGGCCGGGTGAGGGGAAGCCTGGCCCATGCCAATATTCTGGGGTCCATGTTCTTTGCAGGGATATCCGGCTCCGCAACTGCGGATACGGCTGCGATCGGCGGGATATTGATCCCAGCCATGGAGAAGCAGGGATATGACAGCGACTTTGCGGTGGCTGTTACGGCGTCATCGTCCGTGATTGGCCCCATCATACCGCCAAGCATTGGATTTGTATTGTATGGTGCGACCATGATGGTATCGATCTCAGACCTGTTTATTGCCGGCATGGTACCAGGGATCATGCTGGGGATCGCTCTTATGATCCCAACCGCCTATATCAGCCATAAACGGAACTATCCGAAAAGTGATAAAATCTATAGCCCTCAGGATATATTGAGGACTATGATGCGGGCGATCCCGGCAGTGATCATGCCAGTTTTGATCCTGGGTGGAATCCTGGGCGGTATTTTTACGCCGACAGAGGCCGCCGATGTTGCGGTGGTGTATGCGTTGGTTGTTGGAATTTTGTATTACAGATCCTTGAATCTGCGTACGGTGTGTACCTGTATAGTACAGTCAATCATTTCCTGCGGAGCAGTTCTATTGATTGTTGGATTTTCAGGTTGCTTTGGCGCTCTGGTTGCCATGACCCAGGTGCCACAGGCCATAGCCGGGTTCCTGCTGTCGTTTACCTCCAGCAAGATTGTATTATTGCTGCTGATCAATATCTTTTTACTGATCATGGGATGTGTGATGGAGAGCAATGCGATCCTTTTGATCTGTGCGCCCATATTGGCCCCGATCGCAGTGCAGTTTGGAGTAGATCCGGTGCATTTCGGCGTGATCTTTCTACTGAATATTATCATCGGGCTGGCGACGCCGCCGTTTGGAATGTGCCTGTTCATCGCAACCAGCAAGGCCAATGTCACCCTGTCGAAAGCCATGCGGGCAATCATACCATTCTGCCTTGCGGAGATCATTGTACTGTTCCTTGTGACCTATATACCTGAGATATGTCTGTTTTTGCCAGGGCTTTTAAACGGTTAA
- a CDS encoding TRAP transporter substrate-binding protein — protein sequence MKRTWCMVMALAVAASLCACGGGKQSAPATQQVVSTEAKTEAPASDAATEAAAQTDGDVIVLKYAAAEVPGTPENDANLNFIKTIEEKSNGKIKVEYYHSSQLGNDKQVVVAALGGSLDIVKSSAGNLMDYSDALAFADLPGLFKSQKHLRAVFQNEAIRQEISDAIYSDIGMVPVNFDVDGGAARALFYNRKGGIAKVPFDMKGVKLRTTGSEIEMALFSQWGASSVPMNFNELYLALQQGTVDGLYGHPIGTYGNKLCEVTKYCTVIDMSYIASVQLMSQSCIEKLGGEGSELYQIVMDAGKELELYKDKLIEEKLGTIMNQIQTDGVEVYVPDDQEIEQWRATGQAVWDDYVGDGKMVPQKIVDEVVAVGTDY from the coding sequence ATGAAGAGAACATGGTGTATGGTTATGGCTTTGGCAGTGGCAGCATCCCTTTGCGCATGTGGCGGAGGCAAACAGTCAGCTCCGGCAACGCAGCAGGTGGTATCTACAGAGGCAAAAACGGAAGCGCCGGCATCAGACGCTGCCACAGAAGCGGCAGCACAGACGGATGGTGATGTGATTGTGCTGAAATATGCGGCTGCAGAGGTTCCGGGGACTCCTGAGAATGATGCAAATTTGAATTTTATAAAAACGATCGAAGAAAAGTCCAATGGTAAGATCAAAGTAGAATATTATCACAGCAGCCAGCTTGGAAACGACAAACAGGTGGTCGTGGCGGCTCTTGGAGGATCGCTTGATATTGTGAAAAGCTCGGCAGGGAATCTGATGGACTATTCTGACGCATTGGCCTTCGCAGATCTTCCGGGATTATTTAAAAGTCAGAAGCATTTGAGGGCAGTATTCCAGAACGAAGCGATCAGGCAGGAGATCAGCGATGCGATTTACAGTGACATTGGCATGGTGCCTGTCAATTTTGATGTGGATGGCGGAGCCGCGAGAGCTCTTTTTTATAACAGAAAAGGTGGAATCGCAAAAGTGCCTTTCGATATGAAGGGCGTTAAACTGAGAACCACCGGATCGGAGATCGAGATGGCGCTGTTCTCCCAGTGGGGGGCATCCTCTGTTCCGATGAACTTTAATGAACTTTATCTGGCCCTGCAGCAGGGGACTGTGGATGGTCTGTACGGACATCCGATCGGCACCTACGGAAACAAGCTGTGTGAAGTGACAAAATACTGTACCGTGATAGATATGTCCTATATTGCATCAGTACAGTTGATGAGTCAGAGCTGTATTGAGAAGCTGGGAGGAGAAGGTTCCGAACTCTATCAGATTGTTATGGATGCGGGGAAAGAACTGGAGCTGTATAAGGATAAACTGATCGAAGAAAAGTTGGGAACTATTATGAATCAGATTCAGACGGATGGCGTTGAGGTTTATGTGCCGGATGATCAGGAAATCGAGCAGTGGAGAGCTACAGGACAGGCTGTCTGGGATGACTATGTGGGGGATGGGAAGATGGTTCCTCAGAAGATCGTAGATGAAGTGGTTGCAGTGGGAACGGATTATTAG
- a CDS encoding RidA family protein, with protein sequence MSKIEKRLEELGLQLPNCPVPVASYIPGQIFLDRLVYISGQDCKKDGQLLYEGKLGAEVTIEEGVLCARQSVLNCLAALKNTIGDLDRVEKIVKLLGFVASAPGFGQHPAVINGGSELLIELFGEGGRHARAAIGTSELPFNTPVEIEMIVELKQ encoded by the coding sequence ATGTCAAAAATCGAGAAACGTTTAGAAGAATTGGGACTTCAGCTTCCCAATTGTCCTGTGCCGGTTGCCAGCTACATACCAGGGCAGATTTTTCTGGACCGTCTTGTCTATATCTCCGGACAGGATTGTAAAAAAGACGGCCAGCTGCTTTATGAAGGGAAGCTTGGTGCAGAGGTTACCATAGAAGAAGGAGTGCTCTGTGCCAGACAATCCGTCTTAAACTGCCTTGCAGCGTTAAAGAACACGATCGGAGACCTTGACCGTGTGGAAAAGATCGTAAAATTGCTGGGTTTTGTTGCCAGCGCTCCAGGATTCGGCCAGCACCCTGCCGTGATTAATGGCGGCTCTGAACTTTTGATCGAGTTGTTTGGAGAAGGCGGCAGACATGCAAGAGCTGCCATAGGAACAAGCGAGCTGCCCTTCAACACCCCTGTAGAAATCGAAATGATAGTAGAATTAAAACAATAA
- a CDS encoding helix-turn-helix transcriptional regulator translates to MNTIYDEWPMWQQLLSMLENQFGNRCEIILHDLTKEYDHTIVDIRNGHITNRKIGDCGSNLGLEVLRGTVQDGNRYNYVVTTRDGKILRSSTLYIRNSNDEVVGCLCINTDITETVRFEEFLKQYNQYNPSTAQMYGQTVPAAMQGEPVQSQAHTVSDTGEVFANDVSQVLEYLISEADRLIGKPVAQMKREDKIEFIRFLDKKGAFLITKASEKVYEHLKISRFTLYNYLDAVRRDSDSIPPEE, encoded by the coding sequence ATGAACACGATATATGACGAATGGCCCATGTGGCAGCAATTGCTGTCCATGTTGGAAAATCAGTTTGGAAATCGTTGCGAAATCATCTTACATGACCTCACAAAAGAATATGACCATACCATTGTTGATATCCGGAACGGCCACATCACCAACCGCAAGATTGGGGACTGCGGGTCCAATCTGGGACTTGAAGTTCTCAGAGGCACCGTACAAGATGGAAACCGTTACAATTATGTAGTTACCACTCGGGACGGGAAGATCCTTCGTTCTTCCACCCTGTATATCCGCAATTCCAACGATGAAGTCGTCGGCTGCCTTTGCATCAACACTGACATTACAGAGACCGTGCGTTTTGAAGAATTTTTAAAGCAGTATAACCAGTACAACCCCTCGACCGCCCAGATGTATGGACAGACAGTCCCCGCCGCAATGCAGGGGGAACCAGTCCAGTCTCAGGCCCATACCGTTTCCGACACAGGCGAAGTATTTGCGAATGATGTCTCACAGGTACTGGAATACCTGATCTCAGAGGCGGACCGACTCATCGGCAAGCCGGTTGCCCAGATGAAGCGGGAGGACAAGATCGAGTTTATACGTTTCCTCGACAAAAAAGGAGCCTTTCTCATTACGAAAGCCTCCGAAAAAGTATATGAACATTTAAAAATATCCCGATTTACCCTTTACAATTACCTGGATGCAGTGCGCAGAGACAGTGACAGCATCCCCCCGGAAGAATAA
- a CDS encoding TRAP transporter small permease, giving the protein MEQRHGPFYMAYRIFDKISEFLNTICKVFCLVIGSVLVINLFLGVFTRFVLNDPLDFTEEIARFCMLWFAFIGGSIALRQKELISFTFVIDKVPRPVRQGMKILNIILIIVFLAVFLYVGADALKIYRFGKASVTKINQAWTAAGIYAGAAVMMIHCITDLLKELYMMSRGKKLECREGEEL; this is encoded by the coding sequence ATGGAGCAAAGACATGGTCCGTTTTATATGGCATACCGGATTTTTGATAAGATCAGTGAGTTTTTGAATACCATATGCAAAGTGTTTTGTCTTGTTATTGGCAGTGTGCTGGTCATCAATCTTTTTCTTGGAGTATTCACGAGATTTGTGCTCAACGATCCTCTGGATTTTACAGAGGAAATCGCCCGTTTTTGTATGCTGTGGTTTGCATTTATAGGTGGGAGTATTGCCTTGAGGCAGAAGGAGCTGATCTCATTTACGTTTGTCATTGATAAGGTTCCGAGGCCCGTGAGACAGGGGATGAAGATCTTGAATATCATCCTGATAATCGTGTTCCTGGCAGTGTTTCTGTATGTGGGGGCAGACGCCTTGAAGATATACCGGTTTGGCAAGGCTTCTGTCACGAAAATAAACCAGGCATGGACTGCGGCGGGCATTTATGCAGGGGCGGCGGTGATGATGATCCACTGCATTACGGACCTGCTGAAGGAGTTGTATATGATGTCACGGGGGAAAAAATTGGAGTGCAGAGAGGGGGAGGAGCTATGA
- a CDS encoding MBL fold metallo-hydrolase, whose protein sequence is MYIQLEKDFYIVGGGDTGPGISSYKDCNVYLIVNGEQGILFDAGSGLDTGRILNNIQETGMQLSGIQYLFITHCHGDHTGGAGDMKEAMPHVTIVTSEKEAELMEHGTEELLGLTAAKVKGAYPADYVFRHQKADRTVSNGETMTMSGLTLEAVVVPGHSIESVCYQVDWRGRRYLFSGDSVYKKGALSLQNCYGSSLEQYRTYLPRLAGRNIDALIPAHFGFTLTGGQVHIDKALAYLKSSALPPMV, encoded by the coding sequence ATGTATATTCAGTTGGAGAAGGACTTTTACATAGTGGGTGGAGGAGATACCGGACCAGGTATCTCCTCCTACAAAGACTGTAACGTGTATCTGATCGTGAACGGGGAGCAGGGAATTCTGTTTGATGCGGGCAGCGGTCTGGACACAGGCCGCATTTTGAATAATATACAGGAAACGGGGATGCAGTTGTCTGGGATACAGTACCTATTTATTACCCACTGCCATGGAGATCACACGGGAGGAGCTGGGGATATGAAGGAAGCCATGCCCCACGTAACGATCGTTACATCTGAGAAAGAAGCGGAGCTTATGGAACATGGGACGGAAGAACTGCTTGGGCTGACTGCGGCAAAAGTGAAGGGCGCGTATCCTGCGGATTATGTTTTCCGTCATCAGAAAGCGGACCGGACTGTGAGCAACGGGGAGACGATGACCATGTCGGGACTTACACTTGAGGCTGTTGTGGTGCCGGGACACAGTATTGAGTCGGTTTGTTATCAGGTGGACTGGAGGGGAAGGCGGTATCTGTTTTCCGGGGACAGCGTTTATAAAAAAGGAGCGTTGAGCCTGCAGAATTGTTATGGGTCCTCCCTGGAGCAATACAGAACGTATCTGCCAAGGCTTGCGGGACGGAATATAGACGCGTTGATCCCTGCGCATTTTGGTTTTACTTTGACAGGCGGACAGGTGCACATTGATAAAGCGCTGGCGTATTTAAAGAGTTCTGCGCTTCCGCCGATGGTATAG